A stretch of DNA from Channa argus isolate prfri chromosome 7, Channa argus male v1.0, whole genome shotgun sequence:
AGTTACACAATGGATTAATTAAAGAGAACAATATACCAATTTCAAAGATGGCACTTAGTCAGTGGTTTAGCTGGAATTAGTCAAAAATGATTTGTAGCACCAGGGTCTTCTACCCCATTTGGTGGCCCACTGTATATCTGCACTGATGTTTTCCCCCTGCAGGCCAGTCCATGAGCCAAGCCCCCAGGATGGGTTAAAGTAATAAGAAGCAAACAGTTTGTTAGGCCTACCTGGGTTTAATGACATAAAGCCagtttgctaaaaaaaaaaaaaaaaaaaaagcattctgactatttattgtaaattacaTACATAGCTTCAGATTACATTCCCTGCTTGCTTGTCCACTCAAATATAAAACCTTCCTGGACATGACAAACGTCATCATGTACACTTATGCTTAGATAAAGAACCAGTTTACCACTTAAACAATATTATCCCTTTCCAGATCCTCTTCAGGTCCCTGTCCTGTTGTTAAGAGAACCCTGCAAACTACTTACTTAGGCAGATATGTCCAGTTTTGGATTAAAGTTAGTTTGGAGAAATAtctgtgatattttatttaGGGCTTAAGAATATTCGATACAAAATAGTGCAGTTATTTGATTACTTGAGCATAATTTGACAAATATGTTTAGATgtactatatttttatttgcttaaggTTCTGTATAACTAAATGCCATCAAACAGAgtaaattaaacttttatgttctagaagcaagtacaataaataataaatcagacTTGAGCCGTAGCTGCCATGCCTGGGTCCAAGCACCATCTTACCAGATGTTTCCCACAACCCCTGGTATTCTATCAACTGATTTCCCAAGTTGAAGTTTATTTTTACCAAAAAGAAGTCTGCAAACTGACAAATTCACatcacaaatactgtaaataaaaaacgTCAAATaccacaaaatacatttctatccAGCAGGCTGAGCTTCCTGGAGGCACTCTCACCATTTTTGGGTAAGAAATATAAAGGATTGACGCACATGATGACAGTTCCTATTATTGTTGGGAATACAGTGGCACTGTACAATGAAACGCCTACAAATGTGGCATTTACACAGCACAAGAGTGGATCTATTTGATGTCAGCCCCTGATGTTTATGTGATGCCAGCACTGTGGGTGTCTGGTAGGCAAGGGGTGATTTTAGTCCAAAGTCAGTCAAAAACAGGCAGGACAGTTTGTgctgacacagagaaacagaccaaaataatgtaaatcttaaagcaatgttttttattaaggGTTAACACAAGCGGGAGAGCCAATCTGATCCCAGATCAGACTGGTGTGTTGGCTTGCCGTGCAGGAGGTCAGGGCCTCAGGCTTCTGATGGACTGCTATTGATTGGGGCAATGTGGTGATACAGTTGCAGTCGCTCAGCATTGATTTTCTGCAAGTGCAGTAGTGAAGAGCGGGCAGAATGAGAGAGCCAGACCAGGGGGAGCTGCCAGGTTATCTTCTCAAATATCCGGaagtattttttcatttctttttttttttttgaagcacTGACCTTCCCCGAGTCAAAGAGATATGTCTATTTAGACATTAGCTCAGCAGATACACTAGACAGACCTTTACAGTAGTGTTTTCCTGTGCTCATCCAACAGTACATATAACCACCAAAAACATCCAATTCAGCATCTGCAATAACTAAATCCGTTTTTTGGGAGACTGTACCATTTCATGCCGTAAGGCTAGAAGTAAAAGTTTTTTGTGAATTCATTGCAAACTGCCAATCAGCACTTTTCCAAAGCAGTGGGTTGAAAAGGTTTTCCATGCCATCTTATCAGCCCTTGTTTCCAACTATTTAACTGTTGGGTGAATATTAACCTGCACAGACTTGGAGCTTGTTTGAGATGGGTAATCCATCACAGTGGACAGTAAGTGCCAAAATTGTATAATGGCCTGCAAAACACCAATGTTTTAGAGAGCAGTAATGCAAGGAAAGAGTCATTTTGTAGCATTCAAAACATGTTTAGCATTTAAAGCAGAGAAATTAAAGCTATTATACATAATAATGCCTttagaaaatatgtaaaactcTGTATGGTGTTTAAAGCCCATGAGTCTGAAATTGGTAGAAAAAAGATTATGTTGACGGAAAAATGACAGCTCTGCTAATTGTTATTGTACTAAATGACATTCACACAATGAAAGATTTAATGGTTAATAGTGTCCTTTAAGAtataaaacatgcatttatgGTCTATCTTAAAACTTCTGCTGTGCTTTAGAAATGGTCAGCAGTACTAAAAAATAGATTAGTAATTTGTAAGAATTCTGTTAAGACATGCAAAAACTCAGACTCCTCTTAGTTTAATTATAATGCACAGACTGCTCAGGGATAATTaaatttattgtacatttactaaaaatgctttatatatttatttaatttggtaTGAATTTTAATTAGGACTTCAAACACTTGAGCTCCAGTTGGCCAAAGCAGGGCTTTCTTTTGATCAAGCGTCACTCTCCcgtatttttttcttccctgtctCTTCCCTTTGGGCAACTTCCTTCTAATTGGCTGTGCGTCGCTCGTCTTGTCTGTCGTCAGTAGGTCTCTCTCAGTCTGTCAGTGCAGATGAAAGGATATGAGCTGTACATAGGCTGCAGAGTGCGGGATGCCTTTTTGAGGAGTTTCagtaaatattattgcaaattCTCAGCCGTGACTGTTACTGTCAAATGATGCACTAAGAGGCCCACATCTTGTACTTACGCTTCTCGATGCACCGttctgtgtgcatgtctttggtAAACAACTCATTTTTGAAACAGAGATGACTCAGACATCCAGTGGAACATGATTACTTTTGCAGTTTCTCGTGATGCTTGAGGGCTTGCTTCACTTCTGGcatgtttttgagaaaaaagTTTTGTCTTCTAAGACGAGTAAAGactttgtttgtgctgtgtttagAAACCCTAACCTCTCCTCTTTTGTATACCTCCTCTGTTTCCATGCGGTGTGTGTTAAAGTACTAAAGTGGCAGATGGGTCAATGAGCTTGTATTAACACCTGACTCCCAGCCCTAGCTGCTGTTTGTTCCTCTGCGTGGTGTCCCCTGGGCCCCTCCAAGGCAGAGGCAACCTATCCCACAATCAATAACAATGTCCTAAAAGGCGGCTGGAGAAGACAAAGGGAGTGGGAGAAAGGGGACATCCTTTTAAATACTCTTAGATATTTTTGCTATACACCTTCCTCTCTCAGTACTGTCAGCACTGTCAGCAAACATTGAGCATAGGCCTCGAGTTGATAGGTCAGGCTTTTTTATTGTATCTTCTTGTCAATCAATTCAGGATTATTTCAACCGGAAGTCTTCTGTGATTTTTAGGTTTGGTTGCAGTGTGCTCTCAATTCTGTTGTGCATTAGCTTCCCCTTCCCTCAACATTCTCCCTTCTGTGCTTCAATCTTTCACTTACTCTTGGTCTTACATCCTGGCTTACAATTTATTCTAATGTTGTATAGTACCTGAGTGCATTTAGGAATTTTCTGTGGTCTACTCACCCTGGATCAGCTTCAAACACAATATTACCTGAGACTGTGTTTGTATTGACTTCTCTtcacctctctctcctctccccacCTCTTCCTCTGCACTCTAGGCTTTGGCAATGACTGATGTGAACGGGCCAGGCCCCCAGGCGGCAGAGCCACAGATTGCCATGTTTTGTGGCCGTCAGCTCCTGCACATGAATCTACAGACTGGCCAGTGGGAGCCGGATCCTCAGGGCCGCCAGGGCTGCTTCAAAGAGCCCAGTGAAATCCTGTCCTACTGTCAGGAGGTATGGTCCTGGTCCTTGAAAAGGGAAATTAGATAAACTTTAATACTAGTAATAAACACCAGTCTGGATCAATACTTCTAACAGCAGCTGGTATTGTCTTACACCTATCCTATCaaatctatatatttatttatatatagtgAAGAGATGGTGCTCTGTTGGAATATTTCGATATTTCACTTGTCCCACCATCCAAATATCCTCCTGTTGCTATACTTAACACCTACAATTACACAATTATACATATATTCTCCACATACTCATCCCTTAGCAATATCTATTTGAAGTGCAGAAGTAAAAGGAAATCAGGCGCCATCTGGAGGCCAAAAAAGACAACGCAGCTACATAGAAGAGCACCCATAAGCCTGAATTGACTGTAATGCGATTAGCAAGCAAATTATGTTGCTGTGATGGCTTTTACAAAAAAGCCTTCCTTTCtgcttgacatttttaaagaaagcacATTAGCCCAATTTCTGAGCCAGCTACATTTCCCTGCTATTCAACCTCCGTATGAGTTTGTGCTTTAAATTATGGCTgagatttaaaattaaattgaaattggaaaaattgaaaaacatgaaaGTTTGTAAAAGTGATTTAGTAAGCCAGGTCTAATGTGGCTTAGGCAAAGGCCTTACACTGCCTAATAGAAGTAGCAGCATGTTGCACAACTTTTCCCCCTCATTCTCCCCTGCTACATTTATTCTATCCCTCCCAACCAATCCCCAAACGTTTTCTATTACCACTTCTTCCCCCATTTCCTATTGTCCTTCTACTACTGTACAATCTCTATTCCACCCATCCTTTTATGTGTGTCATCCTCTGCATGTACCTGTACATCCAGATGTACCCAGCGCTTCCAATCTCCCATATAGAGGAGTCAAAAAGACCTGTCACCATCCCTTCCTGGTGTAAGAAAGGTTGGGGCCACTGCCAGACACATCCCTTCATAGTCCTGCCCTACCGCTGTCTAGGTAAGAACAACACACCTCACTTCCATCAAATTTTCACAAGAATACACATGAAAAATGCATTGTTGACTACTTAAGTtcaacattttaagaaataacTAACTTATTGGAAGATGttagaaaattaataaatcaagtgtaaacatgctttatttttattggtttgtttaGTGATCAATCTTCTTATCTAACACCTTATCTAACAGTCAGCAACTAAgccattaaaataatttcaaatcatACCATTAATTTGAATATTATGAGATGGTATAAAGGGTAATAGGAGTAAAAGATTTTTGTAATACTGTTTGATTGTATTGTGTTTAAAGTGATTCATTTGAAATAGCAAAAGTAAGCAGATATTTAAATATGTCATACATTGCATAAAATATCAATTTTGTTGCCAAGCAAGTTCAAACATGCGCAAATAATGTTCAATTCAGCGAATTGagcatttttagattttatttcagtAACATCCAGAGCTTTACCTTATACCCACATTACGTTCTCTCCCAGTGCCACAGCTAGCCTCTAATGGTGTTACTTATTCAGGATGTGCAGTTTaatacacaccacacaccaCTGGGGGGATCGAAAGGCTCACAACagatgagtgagtgagtgagcgaATGAATGAGTAATGAGCAGTGAGTCACTCTGGAGTCAGAGCACTGTACGGAGGCCCTAGCTTCTCCGTATTCTACTGTGTGGCCTTTGTATGAGTAAACGCTTTCATTTACAGCTTGTAGTACAGCGGCTTTAATATTGCTGTATGAACaacagatttttaataaatataaaataaagacttCAAACTCTTTACACTTCATGTGCGCTTATGATCTCTActctaaaataaatgtcttacAATTATTGAAGtgctttacattttcactttatgtGCTTGACTTGTTGctgtagctgcagtttgtccagataacatatttattcatatactTTTTATATCCTTATTAAAGCATATTCAAGTTTCATGTTCAGACACAGCAATGAGCTCAAGATAAATCCACTTTGATTTTTAAACACTCCCGACCTCCCCATCAGTTTCACCTTACACTGACATCATCTTTTCTTGCTCACTTTCTGCAGAGGGCGAGTACGTGAGTGAGGCCCTTCTGGTGCCCGACCGATGTCGTTTCCTTCACCACGAGCAGATGGATATTTGTGAGAGTCATGTGTACTGGCACAACATTGCTAAGGAGGTGAGAATGGCATAAAATGGCAGTtgattaatgtttaaataaatagtaCAGTAAATACTTTGACTTTGACTAAACACAGCCACATTAAATCCTTAGGGGGGGTTTGTATGTGATTTTCCACTGGTACATGTTCTAGTtcagatttaaaatgtcatgtgCAGCAGGCCTTAACAGCAATAGCAGACTGGAATTAACAGGTATGCATAGTGCTGATTTCTGTAGTAACGTCATACATCACTACATCAGCAAGAAAGGTGGCAGGGGTGTAACTGTCCCACATATCACCACCTGTCATCACTTTATATTCCAAACGAGCAAACTCAGACCCATGTatagttatttatgttttgtgccACTTTTAACttaagaaataataattttaacctcacattgtgttttttattcatttttatttttttattttgtggatcTGGTTGTCTCCTTCTCAGGAATGCACTGCAGACAATCTGGAGCTTCATAGCTATGGGATGCTGTTGCCATGTGGAGATCAGTACCGGGGAGTCGAGTATGTATGCTGCCCAGGCCGAGGAAGTTCCAGCGGCAAAGGGGAGGGAGAGGACAGGGATGTTCCTGCTGGTACTCAGACATTCACATCCCAGACCAgtggaaaaaaatcagtgtAAGACGTCAATCCATTCAGCTTGACCACACACAGATGTTTGAGGCTTTGAAGCAATGACTtgaatgttcctttttttttcttagcacCAAAGTGACAGCCCCCACCCCAAGCCCCTCTCCTGAAACTGATGTGGATGAGGCTGATatggaagaggaggatgatgaagtggtggaagaagaggaagaggaagaggcagaagaagaagctgatgaggaggaaggagaagaggacGAAGAAGAGGCAATAGCTGTGAAAGATCCAGAGGAGTATGACTACCCTATTGACTCAGGTCCTTATCAGACATCAGACTATCTGGACTCCTTCTACTATGAAAAAAACCAGAAACCCACAACCTCAGCACCTCTGAAGGGAGAAACCTGTGAGTGTTTGGTCTGTTGTTCCTGTTGTAGgaaaagcctgtttcacatacgCTCCACagttaggagaattcagcctctGTCCTCTGgcctttcacacatgtaacacacagcgggaAATCGCCCGAGTAATAAAgcaatgataatgataatgataatgcaATAATAATCTGTTCCTGCAGATGCAGCACTCTAAAATTGCTCACTGGTATGTGATAGGGCCTTTCCCAATTTGTGTCAGGACCCTGGCAGTTCCCCGTCTGCCCTTTGGATCCCTTGTGATGACAAACCGTAGTGCATGCAGCGCCGGCTTGTTAACACCCCTAAGAACCCTCTGTCCGAGCTTGTTACAGTGCTGTATTTGCAGGTGAGCAGGTTTATTTTACCACAGAAGCAGTGTAATAATAGTTAAGCAAGTGGGGCTTTTAAAGCAGCAAAGCTTTTATCTGATACAGTAGGCTGACTGATCACTACACATTCAAGTGGTCACATGTCCTCTGTGAATTTTACACACAGTTTAGCCGTTTGCGTTCGCTTTTTTCAAGGACAACATACATGTGTCAGTCATCAGGCCCTAAAGATTATTACACTATATTAGCTGTCTacagttttttcattattaaattagGATTTTCAACATTTGCACTGGGGGAGTAAGACTCTGCCAAGTTCCAATATTCAGTGTGGCAGAGGTCCCAGATTCTCATATTCTCAAAAGACGTCATAATAAAGTAGAGTCAGCTACCCATAAACTGAACGACAAGGTGTCTGCCCTTGGCATTCTGTAACTGGGTTTGTAATTGGCAGATCATGGGGcatgataaatgaaaaaacagaaacagtgttTCTAACTGGCTTTATAAAAGAGCATGTTCATGACAAAAGATGCACAGTTCCCCCTTTAAAAATCAGAAGTTCAGTTAGAGAGGCAACGTTGACAGTAAAGTGACCTTGACCAATGTGCACATGAACTTTAGAATGATTGAACTTGGGGTGGTACAGTGGTAGAGCCCGTTGATACTTTTGTGAAGAGTGGTGAAAGTTTGGTATGTTGCGATGTTGAAAGCATTATTGAATCCTTCTGCCttttcatatattttcttttttctgtttttaagatAGGCGTTATCCCctaattcaaatataaatactataaaacaTGTCCCTATTTCTCTAGCTGCAGTGTTTGAGCAGGGCTATGGTTTGAATGactctcttttctgtcttttccatcTAGTGACTACATCTCGGCCCACAGACGGAGTTGATGTTTACTTTGAAAAGCCAGTGGATGACACTGAGCATGCAAACTTCCTGCGTGCCAAAACAGACCTAGAAGAGCGCAGGATGAAGCGCATTAATGAGGTGAATTTCACGGGGCTAAGAACAGGCTAATAGCTTTTTTGGCTGCCATGTCAGACTTCTTGCAGGTGATTAATTAATCTGGCATAAGACTCACTGATCCATTACTCTCAGCCCATAATCTAATTATCAAAATGACCGGTACAGGTTTCAACTGCATTCAGgcaaataaaggaaaaagaaaaactaccaCAAATGCTGTTAAATGCAGCATAAGACTCTGGAATTATAACCTTTTATTGACCGATGTTGAAGTTATTGCTAAACTATTATTGCAATTTGCAGTGGTTGCAGATGGAAGCTTATCAGACTGAACATCTGactatgtttgcatgtttgtgggtTGGGCATATATCTGAACTCACAATCTCAAGAGTGCTGATATACATTGTCAAGATTTTCGATTTGGCTTTTGTCTGTGGTATTGTACACCACAAATacaatgttttcatcattaCCATCAAGCAATCGAATTCAGCTGAATTCGAATTCAGTTCAACGTGCCCCACAAATGTATACAGTTGTGTATAATGTACTTCCAAAACCagcttttaaatcttaaaaGGAAAACTATTATTTAGTAAATAAGACATTAATGTCTAATAGGTTTATTTTTGTACACATAACATTCCTCATACTTGCTTTGGCTTTGttatcacatttacattctTTGGACAATAAGCTTTTGTGCTTTGAGTTTGATGAGAAGATGGATACCACTTTGTCTAATAAGTGTCCATTAAATAAGAGGCTAAATAATGTTGGTTAAACACACAAGCtataacattttatgttataCAGGTGCTGGTTGAtggattttgttacttttaaataGTTTCTGACATTTATGCAAGATAAGCCATCTGTAGCTTAACCGACATACATGATGTGGTAGTGATCTTCTTATCTAACTAatggcaagaaaacaaaaagagcttgtttttaaatgttgtactTTTGCTTAACGGCAAATGTTTTCAAAACCAAACTTTGAAGAACATTGGCGACTCTGCCTATGGTACCAGCTTGATTAACAGGCGGAGTGGGTTGTATTGATGCTAGGAGATTTGAGGTATAACCCTATTATCTTCTCCAGCTCTACAGGTGTGTACCCAAAGCACACTGCATACCTATGTGTGTATCTAGTTTACACA
This window harbors:
- the aplp1 gene encoding amyloid beta precursor like protein 2 isoform X3 — translated: MGHTAIPILMAVLSYCVWENVEALAMTDVNGPGPQAAEPQIAMFCGRQLLHMNLQTGQWEPDPQGRQGCFKEPSEILSYCQEMYPALPISHIEESKRPVTIPSWCKKGWGHCQTHPFIVLPYRCLEGEYVSEALLVPDRCRFLHHEQMDICESHVYWHNIAKEECTADNLELHSYGMLLPCGDQYRGVEYVCCPGRGSSSGKGEGEDRDVPAGTQTFTSQTSGKKSVTKVTAPTPSPSPETDVDEADMEEEDDEVVEEEEEEEAEEEADEEEGEEDEEEAIAVKDPEEYDYPIDSGPYQTSDYLDSFYYEKNQKPTTSAPLKGETLTTSRPTDGVDVYFEKPVDDTEHANFLRAKTDLEERRMKRINEIMKEWAEADNQSKNLPKSDRQALNEHFQSVLQTLEEQVAGERQRLVETHLARVEAILNNNRRVALENYLTAVQSDPPHLERVLQALKRYMAAEQKDRRHTLRHYQHIVAVDPQKAEQMKFQVYTHLHVIEERMNQSLALLYKDPTLAEELHNDIQELVKAERGDISELMTTSFSETHTTEELLPAESEEEKDDEEEEERAFQNRPYPPRIEPQSNKKASADDGYDYSTSERGPTYEQPDALETFNRGAMVGLLVVAVAIAMVMVISLLLVRRKPYGTISHGIVEQVDPMLTPEERQLNKMQNHGYENPTYKFFEQMN